CGCCGACGTGCTGCGGGATCTGGTCGTGGGGCAGGCGCTTCACCACCCGGGACTCGTAGGCCGGGTAGAGCACCCGTCGCACGACGTCCTTCACGTTGATCACGAACCGATCGTAACGCCGGGTGTGCCGGCACTTGTCGTCGACGACTGCGCGCCTCTCGCCCTACGGGGTAGTTTTTCCGTATGGACCACCCCGCCATGACCCCCCGCGACCGCGTCGAGCACGCCGTGGACCGTGCCGGCGAGGTGATGGCCGACAAGATGGCCGAGATCAAGCCGCGCCTGCGCGGCTGGCTGCACGCCGCGACCGCTCCGATCGCCGGCGCCGCCGGCATCGTGCTCGTGGCGATGTCTCCGACCGCCTCGACCCGCATCGGATCGGCGGCGTTCGCCCTGTCCGCCCTCCTCGTCTTCACCGTCTCCGCGATCTACCACCGCGGCACCTGGTCGCCGCGCACGTGGGCCTTCCTGCGGCGCTTCGACCACGCCAACATCTTCGTGCTCATCGCCGGCACCTACACGCCCTACGCGCTGCTGTTCCTCGACGGCACCGCCCGCACGACACTGCTCGTCGTGGTGTGGTGCGCGGCCGTGGCCGGCGTGGTGTTCCGCGTGTTCTGGACCGACGCGCCCCGCTGGCTCTACACGCCGATGTACATCGCGCTCGGCTGGGCCGCGGTCTTCTTCATCCCCCAGTTCATGGAGGGCGCCGACCGGTTCAGCAGCGGCGTCGCGGTCGCGACGCTCGTGCTGGTGGCCGTCGGCGGCGTCCTCTACACGCTGGGCGGCCTGGTCTACGGCCTCAAGCGGCCCAACCCCTCGCCGCACTGGTTCGGGTTCCACGAGGTGTTCCACTCGTTCACCGTCCTGGCGTTCGCCGCGCACTACATCGGTGTGGCGCTCGCCACCTACTCGCTGCGCTGAGCGCGACCCAGGCCGAGTCCCGGGTCGTGCTCAGCCGAGGTTGAGCAGCGCGAACAGCACCAGCGCGGCGCCGGTGACGGCCCCCGCCAGGGCCCAGGCCGCCACCGGCGAGCGGCGCGCCAGCCACT
The sequence above is drawn from the Nocardioides sp. zg-1228 genome and encodes:
- a CDS encoding hemolysin III family protein, which produces MDHPAMTPRDRVEHAVDRAGEVMADKMAEIKPRLRGWLHAATAPIAGAAGIVLVAMSPTASTRIGSAAFALSALLVFTVSAIYHRGTWSPRTWAFLRRFDHANIFVLIAGTYTPYALLFLDGTARTTLLVVVWCAAVAGVVFRVFWTDAPRWLYTPMYIALGWAAVFFIPQFMEGADRFSSGVAVATLVLVAVGGVLYTLGGLVYGLKRPNPSPHWFGFHEVFHSFTVLAFAAHYIGVALATYSLR